A region of Hydrogenimonas cancrithermarum DNA encodes the following proteins:
- a CDS encoding copper resistance protein B: MKKVLMILPLCAVLGQTMFAEMNDDPLRATLLMDRLEVQAVSDTPVAWDMSAYIGKDLDKLYLYSEGSTTSDETESHNELLYSRAATPFWDLQGGVEYDKTGSESKMWGVVALQGLAPYFIDTRIRLKVGEDAVGVNFDFEYEALITQKLILTPRIEMEAYSDDVPEIGVGSGLSSLDAGLRLRYEFVREFALYIGIEYANTFGDTKDLYGKEEETRFVAGVRFWF, translated from the coding sequence ATGAAAAAGGTGCTGATGATTCTGCCGCTCTGTGCAGTGCTGGGGCAAACCATGTTTGCCGAGATGAACGACGATCCACTGCGCGCGACACTGCTGATGGACCGCCTCGAAGTACAAGCTGTCAGCGATACCCCCGTCGCGTGGGATATGTCGGCCTACATCGGCAAAGATCTGGACAAACTCTACCTCTACAGCGAAGGCTCCACGACCTCTGATGAGACCGAAAGCCATAACGAGCTGCTCTACAGCCGGGCGGCTACACCCTTTTGGGACCTACAAGGCGGTGTCGAATACGACAAAACCGGAAGTGAAAGTAAAATGTGGGGCGTCGTGGCGCTGCAGGGGCTGGCGCCTTACTTTATCGACACACGCATACGCCTGAAAGTCGGCGAAGACGCCGTCGGCGTCAATTTCGATTTCGAATACGAAGCCCTGATCACCCAGAAACTGATTTTGACGCCACGCATCGAAATGGAGGCGTACAGTGACGATGTCCCGGAAATCGGTGTGGGCTCCGGCCTCTCGTCCCTCGATGCCGGTTTGCGCCTGCGCTACGAGTTTGTCAGGGAGTTCGCTCTCTATATCGGCATCGAATACGCCAATACCTTCGGCGACACCAAAGATCTGTACGGGAAAGAGGAAGAGACCCGTTTCGTAGCAGGGGTTCGGTTCTGGTTTTGA
- a CDS encoding copper resistance system multicopper oxidase yields MNIGYLSRRKFVQGIAASAILLSGRETLFAGEESRTFVKRRPAEVLEGEEFHLTIDETLVDITGKQRIATTINGMLPGPTLKWKEGEKVTIHVTNNLPVSSSIHWHGIILPYRMDGVPDISYPGIAPGETFTYRFEVRQSGTFWYHSHSGFQEQTGMHGAIVIEPKVPEPFAFDCDYVVSLSDWSDEKPENIYRKLKIQSDYYNFNQRTLGDFFEEVKKFGFVEAFKARKMWNEMRMSDRDLSDITGHTYTFLMNGLTDTQDWRARFKRGDKVRLRFINQSAMTIFDVRIPGLKMRVVAADGNPVQPVEVDEFRIAVAETYDVIVEPEEKAYCIFAQSIDRSGFAAGTLAPDASMKVLRPKIDKPQPLTMADMGMGDWKNPNGGHGGMKMDHSKMKMPTKKEPDYPVTQLPIKWGVGTTMRAMDPRYRLGDPGVGLRNNGRRVLTYADLKNYYSTANDPKPDREIVLHLTGNMERYIWSINGITYADAEPLKFHYGERLRITFINDTMMNHPMHLHGLWSDLETGDENRLVRKHTVLVQPGSKISYRVTVDAKGAWAYHCHMLYHMLGMFRKVEVV; encoded by the coding sequence ATGAATATCGGCTACCTCTCGCGAAGAAAGTTTGTGCAGGGCATTGCGGCATCCGCGATATTGTTGAGTGGAAGAGAAACGCTTTTTGCAGGCGAAGAGAGCCGCACGTTCGTTAAACGCAGACCAGCTGAAGTACTCGAAGGCGAAGAGTTCCATCTGACGATCGACGAGACACTGGTCGACATCACGGGCAAACAAAGAATCGCCACGACGATCAACGGCATGCTGCCGGGCCCTACGCTGAAGTGGAAAGAGGGCGAAAAGGTGACGATTCATGTCACCAACAACCTCCCGGTAAGCAGTTCGATCCACTGGCACGGCATCATCCTGCCCTATCGGATGGATGGCGTGCCGGATATCAGCTACCCGGGCATCGCACCGGGCGAAACCTTCACCTACCGCTTCGAAGTCCGCCAGAGCGGCACCTTCTGGTACCACTCCCACAGCGGTTTTCAGGAACAGACCGGTATGCACGGGGCGATCGTAATCGAGCCCAAAGTGCCCGAACCGTTTGCGTTTGACTGTGACTATGTCGTCTCGCTCTCGGATTGGAGCGATGAAAAACCGGAAAACATCTACCGTAAACTGAAAATCCAAAGCGACTACTACAACTTCAACCAGCGTACCCTCGGCGACTTTTTCGAAGAGGTGAAGAAGTTTGGCTTTGTCGAAGCTTTCAAAGCGCGAAAAATGTGGAACGAGATGCGCATGAGCGACCGCGATCTTTCCGATATTACGGGCCACACCTACACCTTTTTGATGAACGGGCTGACCGATACGCAGGATTGGCGTGCACGCTTCAAACGCGGTGACAAAGTACGGCTACGCTTTATCAACCAGTCGGCGATGACGATCTTCGATGTCCGCATTCCCGGGCTCAAGATGCGCGTGGTCGCGGCCGATGGCAACCCGGTGCAACCGGTGGAAGTGGATGAGTTCCGCATCGCCGTGGCCGAAACCTACGACGTCATCGTCGAGCCCGAGGAAAAAGCCTACTGCATCTTTGCACAAAGCATCGACCGCTCGGGTTTCGCGGCTGGCACGCTGGCGCCAGACGCTTCGATGAAAGTGCTGCGTCCGAAAATAGACAAGCCCCAGCCCCTGACGATGGCGGATATGGGCATGGGCGACTGGAAAAATCCGAATGGCGGTCACGGCGGCATGAAAATGGACCATTCGAAGATGAAGATGCCGACGAAAAAAGAGCCGGACTACCCAGTCACCCAACTTCCGATCAAGTGGGGTGTGGGTACGACGATGCGCGCCATGGACCCGCGCTACCGGCTCGGCGATCCGGGCGTGGGCTTGCGAAACAACGGCCGCAGGGTGCTGACCTACGCCGATTTGAAAAACTACTATTCGACGGCGAACGACCCGAAACCGGACCGCGAAATCGTGCTTCATCTGACCGGTAACATGGAGCGCTACATCTGGTCGATCAACGGCATCACATATGCCGATGCCGAACCTTTGAAGTTTCACTATGGCGAGCGGCTGCGCATCACCTTCATCAACGACACGATGATGAACCATCCGATGCACCTGCATGGGCTTTGGAGCGATCTAGAGACGGGCGATGAAAACCGTCTCGTGCGCAAGCATACGGTGCTGGTGCAGCCAGGCAGCAAGATCAGCTACCGTGTCACCGTCGACGCGAAGGGAGCGTGGGCCTACCATTGCCACATGCTCTACCACATGCTCGGCATGTTCAGAAAAGTGGAGGTGGTGTGA